The Candidatus Aegiribacteria sp. genome segment TTCAGTATTTTTGAGAGATCATTCAGTTTGACCCTGCCGTAAACCCGGTCATCGATCATGATAGCCGGCGCCAGGCTGCAGCAGCCGATGCACCTTGCCGCCTCCACAGTGAACCTTAAATCTTCCGTTGTGCCTCCGGGTTCAACATCAAGCTCCTCGCATGTGCGCTGCATGAGTTTTTCCGCTCCTTTGACGTAACATGTTGTTCCCATGCAGATGCTGACTTTATGTCTGCCTCGAGGCTCAAGACTGAAGGAATTGTAGAAAGTGGCGATATTGTAGATATCTGTAATACTGATTTCGAGCTTCGTTGAAACGTAACGGATGACATCTTTCGGCAGGTAACTGTA includes the following:
- the nuoE gene encoding NADH-quinone oxidoreductase subunit NuoE; translated protein: CTGCGACVINCPVTKIIYPVEIDEVELNKKDRDIVEDILEKHIDQQGNLMPVLQEIDKHYSYLPKDVIRYVSTKLEISITDIYNIATFYNSFSLEPRGRHKVSICMGTTCYVKGAEKLMQRTCEELDVEPGGTTEDLRFTVEAARCIGCCSLAPAIMIDDRVYGRVKLNDLSKILKDYE